A region of Streptomyces deccanensis DNA encodes the following proteins:
- a CDS encoding DUF4244 domain-containing protein: MYKAVRAMQSVRAVEAAREAVRVRVVGAVLCRVRAARRDAGMVTSEYAVGIIAAVAFAAVLYKVVTSGQVQAELQQIVGRALNGGA, translated from the coding sequence ATGTACAAGGCAGTTCGGGCGATGCAGTCGGTGCGGGCAGTGGAAGCAGCTCGGGAAGCGGTGCGGGTCCGGGTGGTGGGGGCCGTGCTGTGCCGGGTGCGGGCGGCGAGGAGGGATGCGGGGATGGTGACCTCCGAGTACGCGGTGGGGATCATCGCGGCCGTGGCCTTCGCCGCGGTTCTGTACAAGGTGGTGACCAGCGGGCAGGTCCAGGCGGAACTGCAGCAGATCGTCGGGCGGGCCCTCAATGGCGGGGCGTGA
- a CDS encoding TadE family type IV pilus minor pilin, with protein sequence MAGREPRRLRGALGRDDGFVTAEAAMALPVMLLLATALVWALLAACAQIQVVDAARAGARAAARQDPPGAVVAAARKTAPDGAEVRVGREGDFVRVVVSARAPGPNGLGLDLSHAAVALAEETVGEVGG encoded by the coding sequence ATGGCGGGGCGTGAGCCGCGACGGCTGCGCGGGGCGCTGGGTCGCGACGACGGGTTCGTGACGGCGGAGGCGGCCATGGCTCTGCCGGTGATGCTGCTGCTCGCGACGGCACTCGTGTGGGCCCTGCTCGCCGCCTGCGCGCAGATCCAGGTCGTGGACGCCGCTCGGGCCGGTGCCCGGGCGGCGGCCCGGCAGGACCCGCCGGGGGCGGTCGTGGCGGCAGCGCGGAAGACGGCACCGGACGGGGCGGAGGTGCGCGTGGGCCGGGAGGGCGACTTCGTACGTGTCGTGGTCTCGGCCCGTGCGCCGGGGCCGAACGGGCTGGGACTCGACCTCAGCCATGCGGCCGTGGCGCTGGCGGAGGAGACGGTGGGGGAGGTGGGCGGGTGA
- a CDS encoding Rv3654c family TadE-like protein produces MGQGAGADRGSATVWAVGAIAVLCAVFGAVLAFGQAVVIRHQAEAAADLAALAAADRWTKGAEGACATAERVARAQGSRLVRCEVEGEIADVTAASGPAPLTAESRARAGPPGPAAGWEAPRVAP; encoded by the coding sequence CTGGGGCAGGGGGCCGGTGCGGACAGAGGGTCCGCGACCGTCTGGGCCGTCGGGGCGATCGCGGTGCTGTGCGCGGTGTTCGGTGCCGTACTCGCCTTCGGCCAGGCCGTCGTGATCCGGCATCAGGCGGAGGCAGCGGCCGATCTCGCGGCCCTCGCGGCCGCCGACCGCTGGACGAAGGGCGCCGAGGGGGCCTGCGCGACGGCAGAACGGGTGGCGCGGGCCCAGGGCAGCCGCCTCGTGCGCTGTGAGGTCGAGGGAGAGATCGCGGACGTCACAGCAGCCTCGGGGCCCGCCCCGCTCACCGCCGAGTCCAGGGCACGCGCGGGACCACCGGGCCCGGCGGCCGGCTGGGAAGCACCCAGGGTCGCCCCTTGA
- a CDS encoding DEAD/DEAH box helicase, with protein sequence MAFNHLPAGVHDALAPLSVTPVTHSMPMAKNHRSDRTPTDTASSPSPGTVLDRLASGPSRASRITHTEHVPPRAGRHAVWPDRIRPEVVAAVQAAGIEHPWAHQARVAEHALDGESVVVSTGTASGKSLAYLVPVLSRLLDGSEAPNGRGATTLYLAPTKALAADQCRAVKELSQPLGNAVRPAVYDGDTPVEEREWVRQYANYVLTNPDMLHRGILPSHPRWSSFLRALKYVVIDECHTYRGVFGSHVAQVLRRLRRLCARYGAEPVFLLASATAAEPSVAARRLTGVPVTEVADDASPRGELVFALWEPPLTELHGEKGAPVRRTATAETADLLTDLTVQGVRSVAFVRSRRGAELISVIAQERLAEVDRSLARRVAAYRGGYLPEERRALERALHSGELLGLAATTALELGVDISGLDAVLIAGYPGTRASLWQQAGRAGRSGQGALAVLIARDDPLDTFLVHHPEALFDQPVESTVLDPDNPYVLAPHLCAAAAELPLTDEDLALFGPACEDLLPQLESAKLLRRRAKAWHWTRRERAADLADIRGQGGRPVQVVETGTGRLLGTVDAGAAHTTVHEGAVHLHQGRTYLVRELDLEDSVALVEQADPPYSTVARDTTAISVLETDTEVPWGDGRLCYGSVEVTNQVVSFLRRRLITGEVLGESKLDLPPRTLRTRAVWWTVTEDQLDAARINPEILGGALHAAEHASIGMLPLFATCDRWDIGGVSVPLHPDTLLPTVFVYDGHPGGAGFAERAFHTARAWLTATRQAIASCECDAGCPSCIQSPKCGNGNDPLHKRGAVRLLTELLRTAPATPPEGRVP encoded by the coding sequence ATGGCATTCAATCACTTACCGGCAGGCGTGCACGACGCCTTGGCTCCATTGTCCGTCACGCCGGTGACACACTCGATGCCGATGGCCAAGAATCACCGATCCGATCGAACCCCGACGGACACTGCCTCCAGCCCCTCGCCGGGCACGGTCCTGGACCGGCTCGCCTCGGGGCCGAGCCGGGCTTCGCGCATCACTCATACGGAGCATGTGCCCCCACGTGCGGGTCGCCATGCCGTCTGGCCCGACCGGATCCGGCCGGAAGTGGTCGCCGCCGTACAGGCCGCCGGAATCGAACATCCCTGGGCCCACCAGGCACGCGTCGCTGAGCACGCGCTGGACGGCGAATCGGTCGTCGTCTCCACCGGCACCGCCTCCGGCAAGTCGCTCGCCTACCTCGTCCCGGTCCTCTCCCGCCTCCTGGACGGCTCCGAGGCACCCAACGGCCGGGGAGCGACCACCCTCTACCTGGCCCCCACCAAGGCCCTCGCGGCGGATCAGTGCCGAGCCGTGAAGGAACTTTCACAACCTCTCGGAAACGCCGTGCGCCCGGCCGTGTACGACGGCGACACCCCCGTCGAGGAACGCGAGTGGGTCCGCCAGTACGCCAACTACGTCCTCACCAACCCCGACATGCTGCACCGGGGCATCCTCCCCTCCCACCCCCGCTGGTCCTCCTTCCTGCGCGCCCTGAAGTACGTCGTCATCGACGAGTGCCACACCTACCGCGGTGTCTTCGGCTCCCACGTCGCCCAGGTGCTCCGGCGCCTGCGCCGCCTGTGCGCCCGCTACGGCGCCGAACCCGTCTTCCTCCTCGCCTCCGCCACCGCGGCCGAGCCCTCGGTCGCCGCCCGCCGCCTCACCGGCGTCCCGGTGACCGAGGTCGCGGACGACGCCTCACCCCGGGGTGAACTGGTGTTCGCCCTCTGGGAGCCCCCGCTCACCGAGCTGCACGGCGAGAAGGGCGCGCCGGTACGCCGCACGGCCACCGCCGAGACCGCCGACCTGCTCACCGACCTCACCGTCCAGGGCGTCCGCTCGGTCGCCTTCGTCCGCTCCCGGCGCGGCGCGGAGCTGATCTCCGTGATCGCCCAGGAACGCCTCGCCGAGGTGGACCGCTCCCTCGCCCGCCGCGTCGCCGCCTATCGCGGCGGCTACCTCCCCGAGGAACGCCGCGCCCTCGAACGCGCCCTCCACTCCGGCGAGCTCCTCGGCCTCGCCGCCACCACCGCCCTCGAACTCGGCGTCGACATCTCCGGCCTCGACGCCGTCCTCATCGCCGGCTACCCCGGCACCCGCGCCTCCCTGTGGCAACAGGCCGGCCGCGCCGGACGCTCCGGCCAGGGCGCCCTCGCCGTCCTGATCGCACGCGACGACCCGCTGGACACCTTCCTGGTCCACCACCCGGAGGCCCTGTTCGACCAGCCGGTGGAATCGACCGTCCTCGACCCCGACAACCCATACGTCCTCGCCCCCCACCTCTGCGCCGCCGCCGCGGAACTGCCCCTGACGGACGAGGACCTGGCCCTCTTCGGCCCCGCCTGCGAAGACCTGCTGCCGCAGCTGGAGTCCGCGAAGCTGCTCCGCCGCCGGGCCAAGGCCTGGCACTGGACCCGCCGCGAACGCGCCGCCGACCTCGCCGACATCCGGGGCCAGGGCGGCCGCCCCGTCCAGGTCGTCGAGACCGGCACCGGCCGCCTCCTCGGAACGGTCGACGCGGGCGCCGCCCACACCACCGTCCACGAGGGTGCGGTCCACCTGCACCAGGGCCGTACGTACCTGGTGCGCGAACTGGACCTGGAGGACTCCGTCGCCCTCGTCGAACAGGCCGACCCGCCCTATTCGACGGTCGCCCGCGACACCACCGCCATCTCCGTCCTGGAGACCGACACCGAAGTCCCCTGGGGCGACGGCCGCTTGTGCTACGGCTCCGTCGAAGTCACCAACCAGGTCGTCTCCTTCCTCCGTCGCCGCCTCATCACCGGGGAGGTGCTCGGCGAGTCCAAGCTCGACCTCCCTCCTCGTACGCTGCGCACCCGCGCCGTCTGGTGGACCGTCACCGAGGACCAGCTCGACGCGGCCCGGATCAACCCCGAGATCCTCGGCGGCGCCCTGCACGCCGCCGAACACGCCTCGATCGGCATGCTGCCCCTCTTCGCGACCTGCGACCGCTGGGACATCGGCGGCGTCTCGGTCCCGCTCCACCCGGACACCCTGCTCCCGACGGTCTTCGTCTACGACGGCCACCCTGGCGGCGCGGGCTTCGCCGAGCGCGCCTTCCACACGGCCCGTGCCTGGCTCACCGCCACCCGCCAGGCCATCGCCTCCTGCGAGTGCGACGCCGGCTGCCCGTCCTGCATCCAGTCCCCCAAGTGCGGCAACGGCAACGACCCGCTGCACAAACGGGGCGCCGTACGCCTCCTGACCGAACTGCTCCGCACCGCGCCAGCGACTCCGCCGGAGGGCCGGGTGCCGTAG
- the bldG gene encoding anti-sigma factor antagonist BldG, which produces MDLSLSTRTVGDRTVVEVGGEIDVYTAPKLREQLVELVNDGSFHLVVDMEGVDFLDSTGLGVLVGGLKRVRAHEGSLRLVCNQERILKIFRITGLTKVFPIHTSVDEAVAATD; this is translated from the coding sequence GTGGACCTGTCCCTGTCGACCCGTACCGTCGGCGATCGTACGGTCGTCGAGGTCGGTGGCGAAATCGACGTTTATACCGCGCCCAAGCTGCGTGAGCAGCTGGTCGAGCTGGTCAACGACGGGAGTTTCCACCTCGTCGTCGACATGGAGGGCGTCGACTTCCTCGACTCCACCGGGCTCGGCGTACTGGTGGGCGGCCTGAAGCGAGTACGGGCCCATGAGGGCTCGCTGCGCCTGGTGTGCAACCAGGAGCGGATTTTGAAGATCTTCCGCATCACCGGTCTGACCAAGGTGTTCCCCATTCACACCTCGGTCGACGAAGCGGTGGCGGCCACTGACTGA
- a CDS encoding ATP-binding protein, with protein MATVELRFSALPEHVRTARLVAAAVARRAGVDEAVLDEVRLAVGEACTRAVGLHQSSGISAPVRVLLIEEEKQFSIEVGDEAPHAVPGDRSSGAGADADVEEDDMGLAVISGLVDDVEVTAGENGGSIRMTWPTTPSVAVVP; from the coding sequence ATGGCCACCGTTGAACTCCGCTTCAGCGCGCTGCCCGAGCACGTCAGGACCGCCCGACTGGTGGCGGCAGCGGTGGCGCGCAGGGCCGGAGTGGACGAGGCCGTCCTCGACGAGGTCAGGTTGGCCGTCGGCGAGGCGTGCACCCGTGCCGTCGGACTGCATCAGAGCAGCGGTATCTCGGCGCCGGTGCGGGTGTTGCTGATCGAGGAGGAGAAACAGTTCTCCATCGAGGTGGGCGACGAAGCGCCGCACGCCGTCCCCGGTGACCGGTCATCGGGTGCCGGGGCGGACGCCGACGTCGAGGAGGACGACATGGGCCTCGCGGTCATCAGTGGCCTCGTGGACGACGTGGAGGTCACCGCCGGCGAGAACGGCGGGTCGATCCGTATGACCTGGCCGACGACACCGTCGGTCGCGGTCGTGCCCTGA
- a CDS encoding sodium-translocating pyrophosphatase, whose translation MAGLSTPQRFDHTANFAAAVLTDDNRIIVMVIGVVALAALVVAGVLVRQVLAAGEGTDSMKKIAAAVQEGANAYLARQLRTLGVFAVVVFFLLMLLPADDWNQRAGRSVFFLIGAAFSAATGYIGMWLAVRSNVRVAAAAREATPAEGEPEKDLTAVSHKAMKIAFRTGGVVGMFTVGLGLLGASCVVLVYAADAPKVLEGFGLGAALIAMFMRVGGGIFTKAADVGADLVGKVEQGIPEDDPRNAATIADNVGDNVGDCAGMAADLFESYAVTLVAALILGKAAFGDSGLAFPLIVPAIGVITAMIGIFAVAPRRTDRSGMSAINRGFFISAVISLVLVAIAVYAYLPSSYADLEGVTDTAIAGHEGDPRVLAVVAVAIGIVLAALIQQLTGYFTETTRRPVKDIGKSSLTGAATVVLAGISIGLESAVYTALLIGLGVYGAFLLGGTSIMLALFAVALAGTGLLTTVGVIVAMDTFGPVSDNAQGIAEMSGDVEGAGAQVLTDLDAVGNTTKAITKGIAIATAVLAAAALFGSYRDAILTAANDVGEKVSGEGAPMNLMMDISQPNNLVGLVAGAAVVFLFSGLAINAVARSAGSVVYEVRRQFRERPGIMDYTEQPEYGRVVDICTKDALRELATPGLLAVMAPIAIGFTLGVGALGAYLAGAIGTGTLMAVFLANSGGAWDNAKKLVEDGHHGGKGSEAHAATVIGDTVGDPFKDTAGPAINPLLKVMNLVALLIAPAVVQFSYGEDKSVALRVAIAVASIAVIVGAVYVSKRRGIAVGDEGNSERVAKSADPAVVS comes from the coding sequence ATGGCGGGGCTTTCTACCCCTCAAAGGTTTGACCACACCGCGAACTTCGCAGCCGCGGTGCTCACCGACGACAACCGGATCATCGTCATGGTGATCGGCGTCGTGGCCCTGGCAGCACTCGTCGTCGCCGGGGTCCTGGTGCGCCAGGTGCTCGCGGCGGGCGAGGGCACCGACAGCATGAAGAAGATCGCCGCGGCCGTACAGGAAGGCGCGAACGCCTATCTGGCACGGCAGTTGCGCACGCTCGGCGTATTCGCCGTCGTCGTGTTCTTCCTGCTCATGCTGCTGCCCGCGGACGACTGGAATCAGCGCGCCGGACGATCGGTGTTCTTCTTGATCGGCGCGGCGTTCTCGGCGGCCACCGGCTATATCGGTATGTGGCTCGCCGTGCGCAGCAATGTGCGCGTCGCCGCGGCGGCCCGGGAAGCGACACCGGCGGAAGGCGAGCCGGAAAAGGATCTCACCGCCGTCTCGCACAAGGCGATGAAGATCGCATTTCGCACCGGCGGCGTCGTCGGCATGTTCACGGTGGGGCTCGGCCTCCTCGGCGCGTCCTGCGTGGTCCTCGTCTACGCGGCCGACGCGCCGAAGGTGCTGGAGGGCTTCGGCCTCGGGGCCGCGCTCATCGCCATGTTCATGAGGGTCGGCGGCGGCATCTTCACCAAGGCCGCCGACGTCGGCGCCGACCTGGTCGGCAAGGTCGAGCAGGGCATTCCGGAGGACGATCCGCGCAATGCCGCGACCATCGCCGACAACGTGGGCGACAACGTCGGCGACTGCGCCGGCATGGCGGCCGACCTCTTCGAGTCGTACGCCGTGACGCTCGTCGCCGCGCTGATCCTCGGCAAGGCGGCGTTCGGCGACTCCGGCCTCGCGTTCCCGCTGATCGTGCCCGCGATCGGCGTGATCACCGCGATGATCGGCATCTTCGCGGTGGCGCCCCGTCGTACCGACCGCAGCGGCATGTCCGCCATCAACCGCGGCTTCTTCATCTCCGCGGTGATCTCGCTGGTGCTCGTCGCCATCGCCGTCTATGCCTACCTGCCGTCCTCGTACGCCGACCTCGAAGGCGTCACGGACACGGCGATCGCGGGTCACGAGGGCGACCCGCGGGTCCTGGCGGTCGTCGCGGTGGCCATCGGCATCGTGCTGGCCGCGCTGATCCAGCAACTGACCGGCTACTTCACCGAGACCACCCGGCGTCCTGTGAAGGACATCGGCAAGAGTTCGCTCACCGGCGCGGCCACCGTCGTCCTCGCCGGTATCTCCATCGGTCTCGAGTCGGCCGTCTACACCGCCCTGTTGATCGGCCTCGGCGTCTACGGGGCGTTCCTGCTCGGCGGTACGTCGATCATGCTGGCGCTGTTCGCGGTGGCGCTGGCCGGCACCGGCCTGCTCACCACGGTCGGTGTCATCGTCGCCATGGACACCTTCGGGCCGGTCTCCGACAACGCGCAGGGCATCGCCGAGATGTCCGGCGACGTCGAGGGCGCGGGCGCGCAGGTGCTCACCGACCTGGACGCCGTCGGCAACACCACCAAGGCCATCACCAAGGGCATCGCGATCGCCACGGCCGTCCTCGCGGCCGCCGCGCTCTTCGGCTCGTACCGCGACGCGATCCTCACGGCCGCGAACGACGTCGGGGAGAAGGTCTCCGGCGAAGGCGCGCCCATGAACCTGATGATGGACATCTCCCAGCCCAACAACCTGGTCGGGCTCGTCGCGGGCGCCGCGGTCGTCTTCCTCTTCTCGGGGCTGGCGATCAACGCGGTCGCGCGGTCGGCCGGTTCGGTGGTCTACGAGGTGCGGCGGCAGTTCCGCGAGCGGCCCGGGATCATGGACTACACCGAGCAGCCCGAGTACGGCCGGGTCGTCGACATCTGCACCAAGGACGCCCTGCGGGAGCTGGCCACGCCCGGTCTGCTCGCCGTCATGGCGCCCATCGCGATCGGGTTCACGCTCGGGGTCGGCGCGCTCGGCGCGTATCTCGCCGGCGCGATCGGGACCGGGACGCTGATGGCGGTCTTCCTCGCCAACTCCGGTGGAGCGTGGGACAACGCCAAGAAGCTCGTCGAGGACGGCCATCACGGCGGCAAGGGCAGCGAGGCCCATGCCGCGACCGTCATCGGCGACACCGTCGGCGACCCGTTCAAGGACACGGCGGGACCGGCCATCAACCCGCTGCTGAAGGTGATGAACCTCGTCGCACTGCTCATCGCGCCCGCGGTCGTGCAGTTCAGCTATGGAGAGGACAAGAGCGTCGCGCTGCGGGTCGCCATCGCGGTGGCCTCGATCGCCGTGATCGTCGGGGCGGTGTACGTGTCCAAGCGGCGCGGGATCGCCGTGGGTGACGAAGGCAACTCCGAGCGGGTGGCCAAGTCGGCGGATCCAGCGGTGGTTTCGTAG
- a CDS encoding small secreted protein, whose protein sequence is MEGTNPVNKKLAAALSGGAVLVLALSGCGGDDETNDKLNSWAKEVCDSVQPQIKKIAAANASIQKETSDDSAPADVQKADSQGFQDISDAYKAMATAIQKAGAPDVEDGEKKQKAAVAELNQLSTAYGELKKKSDALNTKDQAKFADGLEGVATELEKLSKTGSDALKELEKGEVGQAMAEQQSCKSANTSGAASAPAVPSET, encoded by the coding sequence ATGGAAGGGACCAATCCGGTGAACAAGAAGCTCGCGGCCGCACTGTCCGGCGGTGCGGTACTGGTACTGGCGCTGTCCGGCTGCGGCGGCGACGACGAGACGAACGACAAGCTGAACTCCTGGGCCAAGGAGGTCTGCGACTCGGTGCAGCCGCAGATCAAGAAGATCGCGGCGGCCAACGCCTCGATCCAGAAGGAGACCTCGGACGACAGCGCGCCGGCGGACGTGCAGAAGGCCGACTCCCAGGGCTTCCAGGACATCTCCGACGCGTACAAGGCGATGGCGACGGCCATTCAGAAGGCCGGGGCGCCGGACGTCGAGGACGGCGAGAAGAAGCAGAAGGCCGCGGTCGCCGAGCTGAACCAGCTGTCCACGGCGTACGGGGAGCTGAAGAAGAAGTCGGACGCGCTGAACACGAAGGACCAGGCGAAGTTCGCGGACGGGCTCGAAGGGGTCGCGACGGAGCTGGAGAAGCTCAGCAAGACCGGGAGCGACGCGTTGAAGGAGCTGGAGAAGGGGGAGGTCGGGCAGGCGATGGCGGAGCAGCAGAGCTGCAAGTCCGCGAATACCTCCGGGGCGGCTTCGGCGCCGGCTGTGCCTTCGGAGACCTGA